From the Oligoflexus sp. genome, the window AAGAAGATTCGAAACCCCGCGGCCACTTCAGACTCGAGGCGTCGCGCATTAAAAGAACGCCTGTTCCGTAGGGCATATAAAGGGATTTATGGGGATCGAGGGAAAGCGAGTCAGCGCGTTCGATTCCGTTCAGGACCTTGCATTCCGGCACCAGGCGGAAGAATCCGCCGTAGGCGGCGTCCACATGATACCAGAGCTTTTCCTGCTGCGCGATCGTCGCGAGTTCATCCAGCGGATCCACCCGACCCGTGTTGGTCGTTCCTGCTGTTGCGAAAAGGAGAACGGGATGAAGACCCTGCTTTTTATCCGTTTGGATGCGCTGCTTCACGAGTGCGGGTGAAAGTCTTCCGTCCTCGGTCGGCAGTACGCAGGTTTCCTCAGGCGCGAATCCTGCTGCGAACAGCGCCTTGCCGATGCAATGATGGGCCTGATCGGAAACGTAGACCCGCCGTTGACCGAAGGGAGCCGGTCGCGACTGCCGCGCGGCAATCACCGCGGAAAAAATCGCCAGGGATGATCCTGTGGTGATCCAGCCGCCGCCTGTTTCAGGGAAGTTCATCATGGACAGGAGCCAACGAATCACCTGCTGCTCCAGCTGCACAGCTGTCGGCGCGTTGGTATAGGTTCCGGTGTAGGGATTCAAAAGCATGGCCAAGGCCTGGCCGATCGCCGCGACGGGCTGAGCGGCACCAGCAACATAAGCCATGTAACCCGGATGCCCGACCCTTTCATCGTGCTGGCTGAGGTTCTGCACGAGACTTTGCAGCAGCTGATTCAAATCCTCGCCCTTTTCAGGAGGCTGCGCGTCGTCAAAGATTTTTTGCGTGGGCAAGGAAGGCGCAGGAGCCCGCTCGTTAAAATGATCCCAGAAAGGCCGCAGCGCTTCAGTCATCATCTGAAAGCCATGGACCAGGGCTTCGCTGGACCATTCAAAACCCTGCGGCAAACTCCGTTCCCTGGTAATGGTCTGCACAGCGCCATCATTGTCGCTTTGCAAAGGGTCGACGAGGCGGAAACCGGCATGCTGGAAAAAATGCGGGCGGAAATGAAAGCGCGCGTGAACGCTGGCTTCGTCCCCGACGCTGATAAAACTGCCGCCGGCTATCATCTGATGGCGTCCATCAAAGCAGGGCGTACTGAAATCATCGTAGTAAGGGTGAACCTTGAAACCGGAAAGCGGATGAAAGTGATCTTCCAGCCACTGCCAGACATTTCCAAACACATCGGCGAAGTCAGCGTCCCTGGCCACTGGACCTTCGCTGCCGAACTGCAGATGATCCAGGGCCGGACCATAGCCGTGGGAACGCAGGCGATAGTGCTCCGCTTCCGTCAGGAGCCGGCGTGGAACAGCCGAGCCGTCTTTTTCCGTGAGCCAGCTCGCATAGGCCTTCGCTTCATAATGGTTGACGACAACAGGCCAATCCCAGGGCATGTGAACCATTTCAAAACAGGTGCGCAGTCCGTATTCGTGCGCGCCCTGAGCCCCGATCGGTATCCAAAACGTTGGCCATTTAATATTGCGGAAGCTGCGCCAGCGCCATCCGTCTTCCGACCAGTAGCGCGCCTCGCGATAGCCTCCAGCTTTCACGAACTCAAAAAACTCGCCGTTGGTGACCATATGCTGCTGACACTGAAACGCTGCGACCTCTCGCACATCCTGTCCATATTCATTATCCCAGCCATAGCTCGGGAAATCAGGGGATTTGCCGATCGTGCTGGAGCCGGCTGCGACGTTTCGCCAGGAATTCACGGGATAATC encodes:
- the ovoA gene encoding 5-histidylcysteine sulfoxide synthase, yielding MSSSLTRNPNLDLTSPAVHKHPEDDWRRNLGRWAPSFPRDDSWWTGPNPKDAACPGRTAEGWITALKAPDLESCKRSEVQAYFDNGWVLTELLFAALTEEEAFYRPPYHGLRHPLVFYYVHPAVLFVNKLHVAGLLDSTPNAYFERIFETGVDEMSWDDLSKNEMEWPDIAACRDYRRQVYRIVATLIATHDGLADGHAPITMDSPLWALFMGMEHERIHLETSSVLMRELPVRLVQRPPHFAPLHPSARRYETTGKHPWRAPEPGRDYPVNSWRNVAAGSSTIGKSPDFPSYGWDNEYGQDVREVAAFQCQQHMVTNGEFFEFVKAGGYREARYWSEDGWRWRSFRNIKWPTFWIPIGAQGAHEYGLRTCFEMVHMPWDWPVVVNHYEAKAYASWLTEKDGSAVPRRLLTEAEHYRLRSHGYGPALDHLQFGSEGPVARDADFADVFGNVWQWLEDHFHPLSGFKVHPYYDDFSTPCFDGRHQMIAGGSFISVGDEASVHARFHFRPHFFQHAGFRLVDPLQSDNDGAVQTITRERSLPQGFEWSSEALVHGFQMMTEALRPFWDHFNERAPAPSLPTQKIFDDAQPPEKGEDLNQLLQSLVQNLSQHDERVGHPGYMAYVAGAAQPVAAIGQALAMLLNPYTGTYTNAPTAVQLEQQVIRWLLSMMNFPETGGGWITTGSSLAIFSAVIAARQSRPAPFGQRRVYVSDQAHHCIGKALFAAGFAPEETCVLPTEDGRLSPALVKQRIQTDKKQGLHPVLLFATAGTTNTGRVDPLDELATIAQQEKLWYHVDAAYGGFFRLVPECKVLNGIERADSLSLDPHKSLYMPYGTGVLLMRDASSLKWPRGFESSYMQAPDTEQPNYSDMSPELSRDFRGLRLWLSLKTFGLENYRRELSEKWQIARQLAGWIQAEPKLELTAEPDLSLLAFRVREDRDDKKTAALLLDINRSQRFYLTACRFENRLQIRVCILGFRTKGQTIQDLMEHIRLSLTRI